A portion of the Naumovozyma castellii chromosome 2, complete genome genome contains these proteins:
- the NCAS0B08030 gene encoding uncharacterized protein (ancestral locus Anc_1.90) has protein sequence MYSTIMIMLLRWYSLFQHYFPCDKILVRRMFKSIVNTTIAFIFTLIPKVSARLGTEPAMLPLISVIVHPGRRVGGTIKGAIYCTTGLIFGLAYSIFGRFLAQQCMGSNWNKYDEVDQYKYNFHGFRAGLAILAVFESIMLFVHGWMRVINHFYFGIVFPLFLVVHFAFMASLTESAGVIAKSFSDPFYMGIGMSIFWNLVLFPEFGSTYLGNATVETFNEIHNAIDESIKFFISLDHCIYPADSSKPITLSKLLKLKSGIENKVNSCDLVLDESIYEISYSYVPPTKVIPLLENFKQLTISINGLINAGQLEFVLLGERQNEKNKTVEAAVDNIHKEITFANPEELLTFLQKLKTPIYDLHKALSQGIYTTKLILSYDFDVNFEKVTTSNTFHDFIAYRKKKDFKDVNNVQVLQENIDSLISILNDFDTKFMAEMNRLNILTPNDEMFLLSSFLINLKETTNAIINIMQSTKEIHELRINQENKGWLRGKRVWFTFMRNFDSFKRWLFGSTSGITESEGLKGTLNTNVYDNQTELVVRRPDMEEEAVLKAPQKEKLPLRLPQTNAPEEQAKLTSPPVEPFTYRVVFAWIDKFCRTHKPHFRFAFQVVIALMVASFPMFIAKTRHWYIEFKGTWIGFVCILCLESSIGGTFWVFFLRAVGVIAGSAWAYLSYAAGIHRTNPYLETVITVFGAIPGFYFYLGTPYVKAAIIYIISIYIVILGAKPGSILLSFAKRCLAVGYGGGVALIVQVFFFPIKARDQLNEEISFVCSCISKMELIFATGLEGEKLTESLTDINYKRFAKISSSAKAALGRASAYKGLTRQEPRLKGEYTELENIFTEIIFIQKQIIERLDNVALMRNRYGSAIIEELNDVVYPYRRQSVATIVCIMRAIQEAFNNKIPLPQFLPSAKIAHRKLINEVRIIIQSRYHTQIRRFQERTEAIRQMYNASDDESSEDSNISPGNSTEQLTMKTRQEVNMSPQDYFLREKFLSWNASSSATEEIIEYIEELLRLTKILVGVNEFKYGFLSRPLYEDWAAEAVRGFDDFISGSSTRKESNERIETTTESVLNESNESLTSEGSIQSDESNNVVAYEPRPKVGTAINLARIASQTAGKNQPLPKKFRDRTFSIGSRVGMDAGDRMSSIERRRTLGDPDPNFNDDEEESGDEELPLALKMIVNRKAKRD, from the coding sequence ATGTACTCTACTATAATGATTATGCTACTACGGTGGTACTCCCTCTTCCAGCACTACTTCCCATGCGATAAGATCTTGGTGCGGCGTATGTTCAAATCAATAGTAAACACTACCATTGCATTTATATTTACATTGATACCAAAGGTGAGCGCTAGGCTGGGCACGGAACCAGCCATGTTGCCATTGATCTCTGTCATCGTGCACCCAGGGAGAAGAGTGGGAGGTACCATTAAGGGTGCCATATATTGTACTACGGGCCTTATATTTGGGCTAGCTTACTCCATCTTTGGTAGATTCCTGGCACAACAATGCATGGGATCCAATTGGAATAAGtatgatgaagttgatcaatataaatataatttccATGGGTTCAGAGCGGGATTGGCCATCCTTGCAGTGTTCGAGTCAATCATGCTTTTCGTTCACGGTTGGATGAGAGTCATTAACCATTTTTATTTCGGAATCGTGTTCCCCTTGTTCTTGGTGGTACATTTCGCATTCATGGCTTCGTTGACCGAATCAGCTGGTGTCATTGCGAAGTCCTTTAGTGATCCCTTTTATATGGGTATTGGGATGtcaatattttggaatttggTTTTATTTCCTGAATTTGGTAGTACATACTTGGGTAATGCCACGGTGGAAACgtttaatgaaattcatAATGCCATTGATGAATCCATAAAATTCTTCATATCCTTAGATCATTGCATATATCCGGCAGATTCATCCAAACCTATCACTCTATcgaaattattgaaattaaaatcaggaattgaaaataaagttaATAGTTGTGATTTAGTCCTTGATGAATCTATTTATGAAATATCATATTCCTACGTACCCCCTACTAAAGTGATACCACTATTAGAGAATTTTAAACAATTAACCATTTCGATCAATGGTTTAATAAATGCAGGACAGTTAGAATTCGTATTGTTGGGAGAACgtcaaaatgaaaagaataagacTGTGGAAGCGGCTGTAGATAATATTCACAAGGAAATTACATTTGCTAATcctgaagaattattaactttcttacaaaaattgaagactCCAATCTATGATCTACATAAGGCTCTGAGTCAGGGGATTTACACCACAAAATTGATTCTTTCTTATGATTTTGATgtgaattttgaaaaggttaCTACATCTAATACATTCCATGATTTTATTGCATATCggaaaaagaaagattttaaaGATGTCAACAATGTTCAAGTCttacaagaaaatattgattctTTGATTAGCATCttaaatgattttgataCCAAATTTATGGCTGAAATGAATCGTTTAAACATTTTGACCCCTAATGACGAAATGTTTCTATTGTcatcatttttaataaatttaaaagaaaCTACAAACGCcattatcaatattatgCAATCTACAAAGGAAATTCATGAACTTAGAATtaatcaagaaaataaaggCTGGTTGAGGGGTAAAAGAGTTTGGTTCACATTTATGCGAAATTTTGATTCGTTCAAAAGATGGTTATTCGGAAGTACAAGCGGTATTACTGAAAGTGAAGGTTTGAAAGGTACTTTGAATACAAACGTGTACGATAATCAAACAGAACTGGTCGTGAGAAGACCTGatatggaagaagaagcgGTATTAAAGGCACCACAGAAGGAAAAACTTCCATTACGACTTCCACAAACAAATGCTCCCGAGGAACAAGCTAAATTGACATCACCACCAGTGGAACCTTTTACTTATAGGGTTGTGTTTGCATGGATTGATAAGTTCTGTAGAACACATAAACCTCATTTCCGTTTTGCTTTCCAAGTAGTAATTGCCTTAATGGTCGCATCATTCCCCATGTTCATTGCAAAGACGCGCCATTGGTacattgaatttaaaggTACTTGGATTGGTTTCGTGTGTATCCTTTGTCTCGAATCATCCATTGGTGGTACTTTTTGGGTCTTTTTTCTTCGTGCAGTTGGTGTTATAGCTGGTTCTGCATGGGCTTATTTATCGTATGCTGCCGGTATTCACAGAACTAatccatatttggaaactgTTATAACTGTTTTCGGTGCCATTCCTggattttatttttatctgGGTACCCCATACGTTAAGGCTGCCATTATTTATATCATTAGTATTTACATCGTCATCTTGGGCGCAAAACCTGGTAGCATATTACTAAGTTTTGCGAAGAGATGTCTGGCAGTTGGATATGGTGGTGGTGTCGCCTTGATAGTTCAGGTATTCTTTTTCCCCATCAAGGCAAGAGATCAATTGAACGAAGAAATTTCGTTTGTTTGTAGTTGCATTTCTAAGATGGAATTAATATTTGCAACGGGATTAGAAGGGGAGAAATTAACAGAAAGTCTAACTGACATTAATTATAAAAGATTTGCTAAGATATCTTCAAGTGCTAAAGCCGCCTTAGGTCGTGCAAGTGCATACAAGGGCTTAACAAGACAAGAACCAAGATTAAAAGGTGAGTATactgaattggaaaatatctttaccgaaattatttttatacaAAAGcaaatcattgaaagattggATAATGTGGCCTTGATGAGAAATAGATATGGTAGTGcaatcattgaagaattgaacgATGTAGTTTATCCATATAGACGACAATCGGTGGCAACTATAGTCTGCATAATGCGTGCTATTCAAGAAGCTTTTAACAACAAAATACCGTTACCGCAGTTTCTTCCAAGTGCGAAAATTGCCCACAGGAAACTTATTAATGAAGTTCGTATCATCATCCAGTCCAGATATCATACCCAAATCAGAAGGTTTCAAGAAAGAACTGAGGCCATTAGACAAATGTATAATGCGAGTGATGATGAAAGCTCAGaagattcaaatatttctccCGGTAATTCAACAGAACAATTAACTATGAAAACTCGTCAAGAAGTCAATATGTCACCACAAGATTACTTCTTAAGAGAAAAGTTCCTTAGTTGGAATGCTTCCAGCTCTGCCACTGAAGAAATCATCgaatatattgaagaaCTATTGAGATTGACAAAAATATTGGTTGGTGTCAATGAGTTTAAATATGGGTTTTTATCTCGTCCACTTTATGAAGATTGGGCTGCTGAGGCAGTAAGAGgatttgatgattttataAGTGGTTCAAGCACCAGAAAGGAAAGTAATGAACGAATTGAGACAACTACAGAATCAGTATTAAATGAATCTAATGAAAGTTTGACATCAGAGGGCTCTATTCAATCCGACGAGTCGAATAATGTTGTTGCATATGAACCTCGGCCTAAAGTGGGGACAGCTATTAACTTAGCCCGTATTGCATCTCAAACTGCAGGAAAGAATCAACCGTTACCTAAGAAGTTTAGAGATAGGACATTTTCAATAGGTTCTAGAGTTGGAATGGATGCTGGAGATAGGATGAGTAGTatagaaagaagaagaacctTAGGGGACCCCGATCCAAACTTTAATGAcgacgaagaagaaagtggtGATGAAGAACTGCCATTagcattgaagatgattgTGAATCGTAAAGCCAAACGTGACTGA
- the NAP1 gene encoding histone chaperone NAP1 (ancestral locus Anc_1.235), with the protein MSAPIRTNPKSSMKIDNAPTPHNTPASVLATSYLKNGNPVKNQAASAHSTINEESGDDSNAAAKVIMENEPLLLQSIQEKLGTLIGQDSGYVESLPLVVKERLYALKKLQDDLFVLEKDFQVEMFELENKFLNLYKPLFERRSALISGDLNPTEAEIARGKEIGLDEDEDDEEHEEHEQDDEEQDVKGIPSFWLTALENLPTVSETITERDVEVLDYLTDIKLEYLTEGRPGFKLIFKFDPSNTFFSNTELVKTYYYQNELGYSGDFIYDHAEGCEINWNGNENNVTIEVDIRKQRNKTTKQVRTIEKLTPIESFFNFFDPPQIPEHEHNHAEGEECHDHDEDEDEQDPEELAALEARLALDYAIGEQLKDKLIPRAIDWFTGAAMEYEYDDDEEEEEDEDDDEDDEDDEDDEEEEDDFAANNTKEQAPECKQS; encoded by the coding sequence ATGTCAGCACCCATCAGAACAAACCCTAAGTCTTCTATGAAGATAGATAACGCACCCACTCCGCACAACACTCCAGCCAGTGTTCTTGCCACTtcatatttaaagaatggtAACCCAGTGAAGAACCAAGCAGCTAGTGCACATTCCACCATAAATGAAGAATCCGGAGATGATTCCAATGCTGCCGCTAAGGTTATCATGGAAAATGAGCCCTTATTATTACAAAGTATCCAAGAGAAATTGGGAACTTTGATAGGGCAAGATTCTGGTTATGTGGAAAGCTTACCTCTCGTTGTTAAGGAAAGATTATAtgctttgaagaaattacaGGATGATTTATTTGTCTTGGAGAAGGACTTCCAAGTGGAAATGTTTGAACtagaaaacaaatttttgaatttatatAAACCTTTGTTTGAGAGGCGTTCCGCTCTTATCTCTGGTGATTTGAATCCCACAGAAGCTGAAATTGCAAGAGGTAAAGAAATTGGTCTagatgaggatgaggatgatgaagaacatGAAGAACATGaacaagatgatgaagaacaGGATGTCAAGGGTATTCCATCATTCTGGCTAACTGCCTTGGAAAACTTACCAACTGTCTCTGAAACGATAACTGAAAGAGATGTTGAAGTATTAGACTATTTAACTGATattaaattggaatatttgaCTGAAGGTAGACCAGGTTTCAAACTAATCTTTAAGTTTGATCCCTCAAAtacattcttttcaaataccGAATTGGTAAAGACATACTACTATCAAAATGAATTAGGTTACTCTGGTGACTTCATATATGATCATGCGGAAGGTTGTGAAATCAATTGGAATggtaatgaaaataatgttaCCATCGAAGTTGATATaagaaaacaaagaaataagACTACAAAGCAAGTGCGTACTATTGAGAAACTAACGCCAATTgaatcatttttcaatttctttgatcCTCCACAAATACCGGAACATGAACACAATCATGCTGAAGGTGAAGAATGTCATGATCAtgatgaagacgaagatgaaCAAGACCCAGAAGAATTGGCAGCATTAGAAGCTCGTCTTGCTTTAGATTATGCAATTGGagaacaattgaaggatAAATTGATCCCAAGAGCTATTGATTGGTTTACTGGAGCTGCAATGGAATATGAAtacgatgatgatgaagaggaagaagaagacgaagatgatgatgaagatgatgaagatgatgaggatgatgaagaagaggaagacGACTTTGCGGCCAATAATACAAAGGAACAAGCCCCGGAGTGCAAGCAATCCTGA
- the MRS4 gene encoding Fe(2+) transporter (ancestral locus Anc_1.219), protein MNTSEISTAEEIDYEALPDSAPLSHQLLAGAFAGIMEHSVMFPIDALKTRIQSTSAKSTSNMLSQMAKISTAEGSLALWKGVQSVILGAGPAHAVYFATYEYTKKYLIDEKDMQTHQPLKTALSGTVATIAADALMNPFDTLKQRMQLNTNTTVWNVTKQIYKNEGFSAFYYSYPTTLAMNIPFAAFNFMIYESATKFFNPTNDYNPLVHCLSGGLSGATCAAITTPLDCIKTVLQVRGSESVSLQVMKEANTFQKATKAIYQVHGAKGFWRGLQPRVFANMPATAIAWTAYECAKHFLLG, encoded by the coding sequence ATGAATACTAGCGAAATTTCGACGGCAGAAGAGATAGATTACGAGGCCCTACCTGACTCAGCACCACTATCTCACCAGTTATTAGCTGGTGCATTTGCAGGTATCATGGAACACTCTGTTATGTTCCCCATTGATGCTTTGAAGACACGAATACAATCAACATCTGCTAAGTCTACATCTAATATGTTATCACAGATGGCTAAAATATCTACTGCTGAGGGATCTCTTGCCCTATGGAAGGGTGTCCAATCAGTCATACTTGGGGCTGGTCCCGCTCATGCTGTCTATTTTGCCACATATGAATAtacaaagaaatatctAATCGATGAAAAGGATATGCAAACTCATCAGCCTCTAAAGACGGCATTAAGTGGTACTGTAGCAACCATTGCTGCTGATGCTCTAATGAATCCATTTGATACTTTAAAGCAGCGGATGCAATTGAATACTAATACTACAGTATGGAACGTTACAAAGcaaatttataaaaatgAAGGGTTCTCAGCCTTTTATTACTCTTACCCAACAACTTTAGCCATGAACATCCCCTTCGCTgcattcaatttcatgatTTATGAATCTGCTACTAAATTCTTTAACCCAACAAATGATTATAATCCATTGGTTCATTGTTTGAGTGGTGGGTTAAGTGGTGCCACGTGCGCGGCAATAACGACTCCATTAGATTGTATCAAGACTGTTTTACAAGTAAGAGGTAGTGAATCTGTCTCCTTACAAGTTATGAAGGAGGCCAACACTTTCCAGAAGGCTACGAAGGCAATTTACCAAGTTCATGGTGCCAAGGGTTTTTGGAGAGGGTTACAGCCAAGAGTGTTCGCTAATATGCCCGCTACGGCTATCGCATGGACTGCATATGAATGTGCCAAGCATTTTTTGCTAGGTTAA
- the YSR3 gene encoding sphinganine kinase YSR3 (ancestral locus Anc_1.217) yields MTTQGSVEVIQEATPILSHEVQTKGENVLINPGNHPADHFKSRMSATRFQIRQYLTRFTDTQSETLRDWQETYRTGFGDVFFPYTALMGAHTFYVIFLPMPIWFGYHELTRDMVYILAYSIYLSGYLKDYLCLPRPKSPPVRRITLSKYTAKEYGAPSSHSANATGVSMLFFWRILQSKDLPSMMKLGLLGIVSIYYLTLVVGRVYCGMHGMLDLISGSAVGAICFLSRILIGHIFRNFQSAEYLWFPIISIAWGLFILFYHIRPVDECPCFEDSVAFIGVVSGFECSDWILQKLNSDLMHCTKYSIMGSFIFLRPFLGVACVTLWKSVVSKPLVYNFLTQILHLHDDRKEKQLQHDKVKDHIECPLYIGEAKLDIVGRFFIYAGIPFTVILICPIIFSLFHVM; encoded by the coding sequence ATGACAACACAAGGTTCCGTTGAAGTTATCCAGGAGGCAACACCAATACTTTCGCATGAGGTCCAAACTAAAGGGGAAAATGTATTAATCAACCCGGGGAACCATCCAGCAGATCACTTTAAATCACGAATGTCCGCAACGAGGTTCCAAATTAGACAATATTTGACAAGATTCACTGATACCCAATCTGAAACGCTACGTGATTGGCAAGAAACGTATAGAACTGGATTTGGAGACGTATTTTTTCCCTACACGGCCTTGATGGGGGCACATACATTCTATGTGATATTTTTACCGATGCCCATTTGGTTCGGGTATCATGAACTGACCAGAGACATGGTTTACATCCTTGCATATTCTATTTACTTGAGTGGGTATCTAAAGGATTATTTATGTCTTCCTAGACCAAAATCACCCCCAGTTAGAAGGATTACGTTGAGTAAGTATACTGCCAAGGAATATGGGGCTCCAAGTTCACATTCTGCTAATGCTACGGGCGTCAGTATGCTATTCTTTTGGAGAATATTACAAAGTAAGGATTTACCAtcgatgatgaaattggGGTTATTAGGTATCGTGTCCATCTACTACCTGACTTTAGTTGTTGGGAGAGTTTATTGTGGCATGCACGGTATGCTTGATCTAATCAGTGGATCTGCAGTCGGTGCCATTTGTTTCCTTTCCAGGATATTGATAGGTCATATCTTTAGGAATTTCCAATCTGCAGAATATCTGTGGTTCCCCATAATAAGTATCGCCTGGGGGTTATTTATCTTATTCTATCATATAAGACCTGTGGATGAATGTCCCTGTTTCGAAGATAGTGTTGCATTCATTGGAGTCGTATCCGGGTTTGAATGTAGTGATTGGATCTTACAGAAACTCAATTCTGACTTAATGCATTGTACCAAATATAGTATCATGGGCTCATTTATCTTCTTGAGACCATTCTTGGGTGTTGCATGTGTTACTCTATGGAAAAGTGTTGTTAGCAAACCTTTGGTGTACAACTTCCTGACGcagattcttcatttaCATGATGATAGAAAAGAGAAGCAATTACAACATGATAAGGTCAAGGACCATATTGAATGTCCGCTATACATCGGAGAAGCTAAACTTGATATCGTTGGCagattctttatttatgCTGGTATCCCCTTCACAGTTATATTAATCTGTCcaattatattttcattgttCCATGTGATGTAA
- the HFL1 gene encoding Hfl1p (ancestral locus Anc_1.220) yields the protein MITVEEYLPWWWQWSCYLSTTFAILLSCYSILRQLSEYRKPFEQRLTVRIQVLVPIFSFSCLMATLYPHFSQIFIDPVREFYEAFVIYTFFSLLILILGGEREIITKTCLDHPPMKHPIFILGSFLPRVDLSDPQEFLKVKRGILQYVWFKPLYCLGMLICQLADFSRLQFILVILYNVSVTCSLYNLALFWKFLYKELRPFHPWSKFLCVKLIIFVSYWQSMIIQGLNILGVLGKDEMTGYLYQNGILCLEMFGFAILHLVAFPWKPYSNQSLPMGARMNFKYALRDCFGGADLKWDSKQTLFVGSMYYNFRNFDPTVDSILIARTDTDSRMNRINHGVRFTNNGTDRYWVGYGSTDRQSNNNNNNLIPFPSQTRQEEDEPEEFEEFIKWDTNAAGRHYIPDDPNYPVSWDSSGYKYTSSMNRLREDVQNRISV from the coding sequence ATGATAACAGTGGAAGAGTACCTACCATGGTGGTGGCAATGGTCATGTTATCTAAGCACAACCTTCGCAATACTTCTCTCATGCTATTCTATCTTAAGACAATTGTCTGAGTATCGAAAGCCATTTGAACAGAGATTAACCGTTAGAATTCAAGTATTAGTACCAATTTTCTCATTCTCCTGTCTCATGGCAACTTTATATCCACATTTTTcacaaatatttattgatcCCGTAAGAGAATTCTACGAAGCATTCGTCATTTACACATTTTTCTCCTTATTAATACTCATACTAGGCGGGGaaagagaaattattacaaaAACATGCCTTGATCATCCACCGATGAAGCATCCAATATTTATACTTGGTTCATTTTTACCAAGGGTTGACTTATCTGATCCCCAAGAATTCTTAAAAGTCAAAAGAggtattcttcaatatgtTTGGTTTAAGCCACTTTATTGTCTTGGTATGTTGATATGTCAACTTGCCGATTTCTCCAGATTGCAATTTATTCTAGTGATTCTTTATAATGTGTCAGTCACCTGCTCATTATATAACTTAGCGTTGTTTTGGAAATTCCTTTACAAAGAGTTAAGACCATTCCATCCCTGGAGTAAATTTCTTTGTGTCAAATTAATCATATTTGTATCCTATTGGCAAAGTATGATCATCCAAGGTTTAAACATATTGGGTGTGTTGGgaaaagatgaaatgaCAGGGTATTTGTATCAAAACGGGATCCTTTGTCTAGAGATGTTTGGATTTGCCATCTTGCATCTAGTGGCATTTCCCTGGAAACCTTACTCCAATCAATCTTTACCTATGGGTGCTAGAATGAACTTTAAATACGCCTTAAGGGATTGCTTCGGTGGTGCTGATCTGAAATGGGATTCTAAGCAAACGTTATTTGTTGGTTCTATGTATTACAATTTCAGGAATTTTGATCCGACTGTGGATAGTATATTGATAGCAAGGACAGACACAGATTCCCGAATGAATAGGATTAACCATGGTGTCAGGTTTACAAATAATGGTACTGATCGATATTGGGTTGGTTATGGAAGTACAGATCGACaatccaataataataataacaacttAATACCCTTTCCCTCCCAAACGCGccaagaggaagatgaacCTGAAGAATTCGAAGAGTTTATAAAATGGGATACTAATGCTGCTGGCCGACATTATATCCCTGATGACCCCAATTATCCCGTATCTTGGGATTCCAGCGGTTATAAATATACATCATCAATGAATAGGCTTCGAGAAGATGTACAAAATAGAATATCTGTTTGA